In the Hordeum vulgare subsp. vulgare chromosome 7H, MorexV3_pseudomolecules_assembly, whole genome shotgun sequence genome, one interval contains:
- the LOC123407425 gene encoding DNA-binding protein RHL1, with the protein MVAKKPAAAAAAGPEAEERKRLRSLAFSKGLLQRGEPAAPRAALPPSGAVARLQGRDIVRPRGQRRSRFLFSFPGLLAPAAGAGGRVGELADLGTKNPVLYLEFPQGRMKLLGTHVYPKNKYLTLQMTRSAKGVACEDVFESMIVFSEAWWVGTKEENPDELKLEFPKELQNAAEDVDFKGGAGAASGEVVTVNKPRKQAAVPRTAEPSTPEFESDADSEDSDVKDEIGTQTTSDTPVRKSARTAGKTFKFSELAGGDSADSDTEIEFADDLDKKMETEEIKEEIPGEDIKEEIPSEDIKEEIPSEDIKPEDSPAESLSIKKQSLVQANLSAMFKKAEEKKRPTTTRSPKGSPATKGPAAKKQRATPTKKQTPAKKEASGSKKKQKPKVDEDEIEELSDDTCQDDDAGPVAKKQRGTPKGKQSAAKKKASGSGRKRKPKVDEDETEELSDDPSQDDDMDDVDEDDDSDDDWAE; encoded by the exons ATGGTGGCGAAGAAGCCGGCCGCGGCGGCGGCAGCCGGCCCGGAGGCCGAGGAGCGGAAGCGCCTGCGGTCGTTGGCCTTCTCCAAGGGCCTGCTGCAGCGCGGGGAGCCGGCGGCGCCGCGGGCGGCTCTCCCGCCGTCCGGCGCCGTGGCGCGGCTGCAGGGGCGCGACATCGTGCGGCCAAGGGGCCAGCGCAGGAGCCGCTTCCTTTTCTCCTTCCCCGGCCTCCTCGCGcccgccgccggcgccggcggccgcGTCGGGGAGCTCGCCGACCTCGGCACCAAGAACCCCGTCCTCTACCTCGAGTTCCCGCAG GGGAGGATGAAGCTGCTGGGCACGCACGTGTACCCCAAGAACAAGTACCTCACGCTGCAGATGACCAGATCCGCCAAGGGCGTCGCCTGCGAGGACGTCTTCGAGAGCATG ATTGTGTTTTCCGAAGCCTGGTGGGTCGGGACCAAGGAAGAGAACCCCGACGAGCTCAAACTCGAGTTTCCCAAGGAGTTACAGAAT GCTGCGGAAGATGTCGATTTTAAAGGTGGAGCAGGCGCTGCCAGTGGTGAGGTAGTTACAGTAAATAAACCCAGGAAGCAGGCTGCTGTGCCCCGCACAGCAGAGCCCAGTACGCCAGAGTTTGAATCTGATGCTGATTCTGAGGATTCCGATGTTAAGGATGAGATTGGCACGCAGACTACGAGTGACACACCTGTTAGGAAGTCTGCCAGAACTGCTGGGAAAACCTTCAA ATTCTCAGAGCTCGCTGGAGGAGATTCGGCTGACAGTGACACTGAAATTGAGTTCGCCGATGACTTGGATAAGAAG ATGGAGACTGAAGAAATTAAGGAAGAAATCCCAGGTGAAGACATCAAGGAAGAAATCCCAAGTGAAGACATCAAGGAAGAAATCCCAAGTGAAGACATTAAACCTGAAGATTCTCCAGCAGAGTCTCTTTCTATCAAGAAGCAATCACTTGTTCAGGCGAATTTGTCTGCCATGTTtaaaaaagcagaagaaaaaaag AGACCTACAACTACAAGAAGTCCTAAAGGATCTCCAGCTACAAAAG GTCCTGCTGCTAAGAAGCAGCGAGCAACTCCAACGAAAAAACAGACACCAGCGAAGAAGGAAG CAAGCGGATCCAAGAAGAAGCAAAAACCAAAG GTAgacgaagatgaaattgaagagcTCTCGGATGATACCTGTCAG GATGACGATGCAGGTCCTGTTGCTAAGAAGCAGCGAGGAACTCCGAAGGGAAAACAGTCAGCAGCGAAGAAGAAAG CAAGCGGATCTGGCAGAAAGCGAAAACCGAAG GTAGACGAAGATGAAACCGAAGAGCTCTCAGATGACCCCTCTCAG GATGATGACATGGATGATgtcgacgaagacgatgatagCGATGATGACTGGGCCGAGTGA
- the LOC123409601 gene encoding nuclear transcription factor Y subunit B-4-like — protein MSEAVGTPESGGGGGVKEQERFLPIANIGRIMQRGVPEKGKITKDPKESIQGCVSEFISFITSEASDKCMKEKRKTINGDDLIWSMGTLGFEDYVQPLKLYLKLYREAIAAGDMCAICQEKMYVPVLLRCKHIFCEDCVSEW, from the exons ATGTCGGAGGCGGTGGGCACGCCGGagagcggcggcgggggcggggtCAAGGAGCAGGAGCGGTTCCTGCCGATCGCCAACATCGGGCGCATCATGCAGCGCGGCGTGCCGGAGAAGGGCAAGATCACCAAGGACCCCAAGGAGTCCATCCAGGGGTGCGTCTCCGAGTTCATCAGCTTCATCACCAGCGA GGCCAGCGACAAGTGCATGAAGGAGAAGCGCAAGACCATCAACGGCGATGACCTGATCTGGTCCATGGGCACCCTCGGCTTTGAGGACTATGTCCAGCCCCTCAAGCTCTATCTCAAGCTCTACCGGGAG GCAATCGCTGCTGGTGATATGTGTGCCATCTGCCAGGAAAAGATGTATGTTCCTGTCCTCCTTCGCTGTAAACATATTTTCTGCGAGGACTGTGTCTCTGAATGGTAA
- the LOC123409158 gene encoding ervatamin-B-like, with protein sequence MHIGDMAFMRSSSSSVALALLPLLVAAAFFIPSTASSASHTLDHGLDGEALLMLGRFHGWMAAHGRSYPTVEEKLRRFEVYRSNMEFIEAANRDSRMSYSLGETPFTDLTHDEFMAMYSSNDDSSEWEEATVITTRAGPVHEGTAAVEEPPRRTNLNVTAVLPPSVDWRAKGVVTPAKNQGATCFSCWAFTSVATMESAQAISTGGSPPVLSEQQLVDCSTLHHGCGRGWMDDAFKWVIMNGGITTEAAYPYTGKAGNCQTGKPVAVRLRSYKKVTPPGNEAGLKEAVAQQPVAVSFDYSDPCFQHYIGGVYNAGCSRSGVYIKGACKTAQNHAMALVGYGTKPDGTKYWIGKNSWTAKWGDKGFIYLLRDSPPLGLCGLAKLPVYPII encoded by the exons ATGCATATCGGAGACATGGCTTTCATGCGCTCGTCGTCCTCATCCGTGGCTCTCGCTCTGCTGCCGCTACTGGTGGCAGCCGCATTCTTCATCCCCTCCACGGCTTCATCAGCTTCACATACCCTCGACCATGGCTTGGATGGTGAGGCACTGCTGATGCTGGGGAGGTTCCATGGGTGGATGGCTGCGCACGGCCGGTCGTACCCCACCGTGGAGGAGAAGCTGCGTCGGTTCGAGGTGTACCGGAGCAACATGGAGTTCATCGAGGCGGCGAACCGGGACAGCCGGATGAGCTACAGCCTCGGCGAGACCCCGTTCACCGACCTCACCCACGACGAGTTCATGGCCATGTACAGCAGCAACGACGACTCATCCGAGTGGGAGGAGGCGACGGTGATCACAACTCGCGCTGGCCCCGTCCACGAGGGCACCGCCGCCGTCGAAGAGCCACCTCGTCGTACCAACCTCAACGTGACGGCGGTGCTGCCTCCGAGCGTCGATTGGAGGGCGAAAGGCGTCGTCACACCAGCCAAAAATCAAGGGGCGACCTGTT TTTCTTGCTGGGCGTTCACGTCGGTGGCGACGATGGAGAGCGCGCAGGCGATCAGCACCGGCGGATCGCCACCCGTGCTGTCGGAGCAGCAGCTGGTGGACTGTAGCACTCTCCACCATGGCTGCGGCCGCGGTTGGATGGACGATGCCTTCAAGTGGGTGATCATGAACGGTGGCATCACCACGGAGGCGGCCTACCCCTACACCGGCAAGGCCGGCAATTGCCAAACGGGCAAGCCGGTCGCGGTGAGGCTCAGGAGCTACAAGAAGGTTACACCGCCCGGCAACGAGGCGGGGCTCAAGGAGGCCGTGGCGCAGCAGCCCGTCGCCGTATCCTTCGACTACAGTGACCCCTGCTTCCAGCACTACATCGGCGGCGTGTACAACGCCGGTTGCTCCAGGTCCGGCGTCTACATCAAAGGGGCGTGCAAGACTGCGCAGAACCATGCGATGGCCCTCGTCGGGTACGGGACCAAGCCTGACGGGACCAAGTACTGGATCGGTAAGAACTCGTGGACTGCCAAGTGGGGTGACAAAGGCTTCATCTATCTCCTTAGGGACTCGCCGCCCTTGGGCTTGTGCGGCCTTGCCAAGCTCCCGGTTTACCCTATCATATGA